A region from the Triticum aestivum cultivar Chinese Spring chromosome 3D, IWGSC CS RefSeq v2.1, whole genome shotgun sequence genome encodes:
- the LOC123075588 gene encoding uncharacterized protein: protein MGSKYLLFGLCSLLVLSGQRTLFTPALARGIPGSSAATFASFVHAPTKNNDPGSGVHARQPAGVEEQKGETGLLNPRIWPRCPPSVCHWHGTSVPASTRAAANP, encoded by the exons ATGGGTTCCAAGTACTTGTTGTTCGGCCTCTGCTCCCTGCTTGTACTTTCCGGCCAGCGGACTCTCTTCACTCCAGCGTTAGCTCGGGGCATCCCAGGATCATCGGCAGCAACCTTCGCTTCCTTTGTTCATGCGCCTACCAAGAACAATGACCCCGGCAGCG GTGTGCATGCGCGCCAGCCAGCAGGTGTGGAAGAGCAGAAGGGTGAAACTGGTTTGCTCAATCCTCGTATCTGGCCACGTTGCCCGCCGTCCGTTTGCCACTGGCACGGCACTTCAGTTCCAGCTTCAACTCGCGCAGCAGCAAATCCCTGA